Proteins from one Cicer arietinum cultivar CDC Frontier isolate Library 1 chromosome 3, Cicar.CDCFrontier_v2.0, whole genome shotgun sequence genomic window:
- the LOC101489259 gene encoding protein GLUTAMINE DUMPER 5-like — protein sequence MGPSSTLSTNSTMSVSSKNLSSPIPYLFGGLAFMLGVIAIALFILACSFRKQHSSSTTSSDHEEKPSNMHVVDMDQVSLEPKIVVIMAGESNPTYLAEPVSSMYESSTIGI from the coding sequence ATGGGGCCTAGTAGTACTTTATCAACCAACTCCACCATGAGTGTATCATCAAAAAACTTGAGTTCTCCAATTCCTTATCTCTTTGGTGGTCTAGCTTTCATGCTTGGAGTCATAGCAATAGCATTATTCATCCTAGCATGTTCTTTTCGTAAACAACATTCATCTTCTACTACTTCTAGTGATCATGAAGAAAAACCATCCAACATGCATGTGGTGGATATGGATCAAGTGAGTTTAGAGCCAAAGATTGTTGTGATAATGGCTGGAGAGAGCAACCCCACTTATTTGGCTGAGCCGGTCTCATCCATGTATGAATCTTCTACAATAGGTATATAG